A DNA window from Iodobacter ciconiae contains the following coding sequences:
- a CDS encoding glycosyltransferase family 2 protein, with product MISIVIPFFNEEKGLYHTIDVIVSELRHLGKPWEIVAINDGSIDKTLALLLECQSRIPELVVVDLSRNFGKEAALTAGFAHARGAAVIPMDADLQDPPELIAPMVSKWEEGFEVVLARRSDRSSDSLSKRWTAGLFYKAVNKMSEVNVPDNVGDFRLLDRMVVDALNSLPESRRFMKGIFAWLGFKTAIVNYKRAERYSGDTKFNLWKLWNLAIEGITSLSITPLRIWSYIGLIIASLSFLYAAFIVLRTIIHGVDVPGYASLITLFLFFSGLQLVGLGIMGEYLGRAYIESKRRPPYIVRKLYLSRLNSEYINQPRMFDAASS from the coding sequence ATGATTTCTATTGTCATTCCATTTTTTAATGAAGAAAAAGGTTTGTATCATACTATTGATGTGATTGTCAGTGAGCTGCGGCATTTGGGCAAGCCCTGGGAAATAGTGGCAATCAATGACGGAAGTATTGATAAAACCCTTGCTTTGCTTCTGGAATGCCAAAGCCGGATACCCGAGCTGGTTGTGGTTGATTTATCCAGAAATTTTGGTAAAGAGGCTGCACTTACCGCTGGCTTTGCTCATGCACGGGGTGCCGCGGTTATTCCGATGGATGCCGATCTGCAGGACCCTCCCGAGTTAATTGCTCCCATGGTTTCAAAATGGGAAGAGGGTTTTGAGGTGGTTTTAGCCCGAAGAAGCGATAGATCCAGTGATAGTTTAAGTAAAAGATGGACTGCTGGTTTGTTTTATAAAGCAGTTAATAAGATGTCTGAAGTAAATGTGCCGGACAATGTCGGGGATTTTCGCTTGCTGGATAGAATGGTAGTGGATGCATTGAATTCTTTACCGGAAAGCCGGCGTTTTATGAAAGGTATTTTTGCGTGGCTGGGCTTTAAAACAGCAATAGTTAATTATAAACGGGCAGAAAGATATTCCGGGGATACTAAGTTTAATCTCTGGAAACTTTGGAATCTGGCAATTGAAGGTATTACTTCGCTATCGATTACACCCTTGCGTATTTGGAGTTATATTGGTCTTATTATTGCTTCGTTATCATTTTTATATGCTGCATTTATTGTGTTACGCACCATTATTCATGGTGTTGATGTTCCGGGCTATGCATCGCTGATTACTTTATTTTTATTTTTCTCAGGATTACAGCTAGTTGGTTTGGGTATTATGGGGGAGTATTTAGGCCGGGCATATATAGAATCGAAACGTCGGCCTCCTTATATTGTACGAAAACTATATCTTTCCCGGTTAAATAGCGAGTATATTAATCAGCCAAGGATGTTTGATGCGGCATCTTCCTAA
- a CDS encoding LPS-assembly lipoprotein LptE, protein MLKAFISLLLFSLLTGCGFHLRGTGPGTFPYTTASVLGESSVAHQLKQSLSTLPGVTLSSSKAAVVINVINESTEQKVLTVNNAGRVSEYRLFYRINYSVQVGERQLIENGKLQLNRDYSYDENNSLGKDAEASLLITDMQQDAAQQILRRISALAKLQDAP, encoded by the coding sequence ATGCTTAAAGCCTTTATCTCTTTGCTTCTGTTTAGCCTGCTAACAGGCTGCGGCTTTCATTTACGCGGCACAGGACCCGGTACGTTTCCTTACACCACGGCCTCTGTGCTGGGGGAAAGCAGTGTAGCGCATCAGCTAAAGCAAAGCTTATCTACTCTGCCGGGCGTAACACTGAGCAGCAGCAAAGCCGCCGTGGTCATCAATGTCATCAATGAAAGCACCGAGCAAAAAGTACTCACGGTGAATAATGCGGGCCGCGTTAGCGAATACCGGTTGTTTTACCGCATTAATTACAGTGTTCAAGTGGGTGAGCGTCAGCTAATTGAAAACGGCAAATTGCAGCTCAACCGCGATTACAGCTACGACGAAAACAATAGCCTGGGTAAGGATGCAGAAGCATCGCTTTTAATTACCGATATGCAGCAAGACGCTGCCCAGCAAATTCTGCGCCGCATCAGCGCACTGGCAAAATTGCAAGATGCACCATAA
- the holA gene encoding DNA polymerase III subunit delta, with amino-acid sequence MRPDDLPRHLSKGLAGLYTLHGDETLLVLEAAQQIRDAARIAGYLEREVLTVEPGFSWSELEMQGNSFSLFSDKKLIELRISTGKPGIDGGKAIEAYCQRLPPDTITLVTCPRLDKTGQSSKWFQALSAKGEVLEAKNIEHRQLPEWIVARLASQQQKLAPEALQFLADRVEGNLLAAFQEIQKLALLHPAGEISISDLQASVANVARYDVFQLGAALLTGDATRFARMLAGLRAEGEAPHLVLWSLAEEIRTLYRLGLGKQRGTPTAQLFKELRIWGEKQKLIEPALARVKAAQLKTALAHAALIDQMNKGVAKGEVWDELMVMCMPLLRKK; translated from the coding sequence ATGCGCCCTGATGATCTCCCCCGCCACCTTAGCAAAGGCCTCGCCGGGCTTTATACTCTGCATGGCGACGAAACCCTGCTGGTGCTCGAAGCCGCACAGCAAATCAGAGATGCCGCACGGATCGCAGGCTATCTGGAGCGCGAAGTGCTGACGGTCGAACCGGGGTTTTCCTGGTCAGAGCTGGAAATGCAGGGCAATTCCTTTTCGCTCTTTTCAGATAAAAAACTTATCGAACTGCGCATCAGCACCGGCAAGCCCGGCATAGATGGCGGCAAGGCAATTGAAGCCTATTGCCAGCGATTACCACCGGACACCATCACACTGGTGACTTGCCCAAGGCTCGATAAAACCGGCCAGAGCAGCAAGTGGTTTCAGGCCTTATCGGCCAAGGGCGAAGTACTGGAAGCCAAAAACATCGAACACCGCCAGCTACCCGAATGGATAGTCGCGCGACTTGCCAGCCAGCAGCAAAAACTCGCCCCCGAGGCACTGCAATTTCTGGCCGACAGGGTTGAGGGCAATTTACTGGCCGCCTTCCAGGAAATTCAAAAGCTCGCCCTGCTGCACCCTGCCGGCGAAATCAGCATCAGTGATCTGCAAGCCAGCGTTGCCAATGTAGCACGCTACGATGTATTTCAGCTGGGTGCAGCTTTGCTCACAGGGGACGCCACCCGTTTTGCCCGCATGCTGGCTGGCCTGCGGGCCGAAGGCGAAGCGCCGCACTTGGTACTTTGGTCGCTGGCAGAGGAAATCCGCACCCTGTATCGCCTGGGGCTGGGCAAACAGCGTGGCACACCAACTGCACAACTATTTAAAGAGCTGCGTATCTGGGGCGAAAAGCAAAAACTAATCGAACCTGCGCTTGCCCGTGTCAAAGCCGCCCAGCTAAAAACCGCCCTCGCCCACGCCGCCCTGATCGATCAAATGAATAAAGGTGTTGCCAAGGGCGAAGTATGGGATGAACTCATGGTGATGTGCATGCCGCTATTAAGAAAAAAATAA
- a CDS encoding GtrA family protein, translating to MKIIKWLESIKQLLKFGIVGLAATGLHLLLALVLLYFGVNVYLANSGAFLGAFVLSYIGHNYWTFSMSSWHPGTLLKSFLLASIGFLTNNILLTFLLKIAMFNEGMALFFSLLLVPLLSYFGSRIWVFKKNKLL from the coding sequence ATGAAGATTATAAAATGGCTGGAGAGTATAAAACAGCTGCTAAAATTTGGTATTGTTGGCCTCGCGGCAACCGGCTTACATTTATTGCTCGCATTGGTGTTGCTTTATTTTGGTGTTAATGTCTATCTGGCTAATTCGGGTGCTTTTCTGGGGGCATTTGTATTGTCATATATCGGGCATAATTACTGGACTTTTTCGATGTCCAGCTGGCACCCCGGCACACTGCTTAAATCTTTTCTGCTCGCAAGTATCGGCTTTTTAACCAATAATATTTTACTGACTTTCTTGTTGAAAATAGCGATGTTCAACGAAGGGATGGCTTTATTTTTTTCCCTATTGCTTGTGCCGTTATTGAGCTATTTTGGCAGCCGTATATGGGTATTTAAAAAAAATAAATTACTCTAA
- a CDS encoding type I secretion system permease/ATPase codes for MKQHLQPRSELASVLHGLRQHFIIAGVFSFFINLLMLVPSIYMLQVYDRVLASRNETTLIMITVITLGLYGLMSLLEMVRSRLLVRISSKLDSQLNARVFTAAFERNLRAGNSDAGLALGDLNNIRQFLTGQGLFAFFDAPWAPIYLAVLFMLGSLLGWLAVVGAVLLASLAYITELVSKKPIAEATTHSNLATSFANNNLRNAEVIEAMGMLGGLMQRWYKHHGKFLALQGEASDKAGGISAITKFTRISLQSLILGAGALLVIEGSTTPGAMIAGSILMGRALAPIELAIGTWKQFISVRSAYSRLQELMHTFPARSIGMSLPRPSGQLLVDNASAMIPGTQNMVIRGMNFGMAAGQILGVVGPSASGKSSLARLLVGIWPTVMGKVRLDGVDVYTWNKAELGPHLGYLPQDVELFSGTIAENISRFGEIDSEKVVAAAQMADVHEMILRLPKGYDTSIGEGGSGLSGGQRQRIGLARALYGNPSLIVLDEPNANLDELGERALVQAILKAKEAGATIVLITHRTHVLAIVDLLLVMNEGTLRYYGPRDQVLAALNPPPAVAPSMAEQQS; via the coding sequence ATGAAGCAGCATTTACAGCCCCGCTCTGAATTGGCCAGTGTATTACATGGTTTACGCCAACACTTTATCATTGCCGGCGTTTTTAGCTTCTTTATTAATTTACTGATGCTGGTGCCCTCTATTTATATGCTGCAGGTTTACGACCGGGTATTAGCCAGCAGAAATGAAACTACCTTAATTATGATTACGGTGATTACACTGGGGCTATATGGCTTAATGTCTTTATTAGAAATGGTGCGCTCCAGATTACTAGTGCGTATCAGTAGTAAATTGGATTCACAGCTCAACGCCCGGGTATTTACCGCAGCATTCGAGCGTAATTTAAGAGCAGGTAATAGCGATGCAGGCCTGGCACTGGGTGATTTAAACAATATTCGCCAGTTTTTAACCGGCCAGGGTTTATTTGCTTTTTTTGATGCCCCCTGGGCACCTATTTATTTAGCCGTGTTATTTATGCTCGGCTCCTTGCTGGGCTGGCTGGCAGTAGTGGGTGCGGTGTTATTGGCATCACTGGCTTATATCACCGAACTGGTCAGCAAAAAACCTATTGCCGAAGCCACCACCCATTCCAATTTAGCCACCAGTTTTGCAAATAATAATTTGCGCAATGCCGAAGTGATTGAAGCCATGGGGATGCTGGGAGGATTAATGCAGCGCTGGTATAAACACCACGGCAAGTTTCTGGCCCTGCAAGGCGAGGCCAGTGATAAGGCCGGTGGTATTTCGGCGATTACCAAATTTACCCGGATTAGTTTGCAATCTTTAATTCTAGGTGCCGGGGCTCTGCTGGTCATCGAAGGCTCCACCACGCCGGGAGCAATGATTGCCGGTTCTATCTTGATGGGCCGCGCTTTAGCGCCAATTGAACTGGCCATTGGCACGTGGAAACAATTTATTAGCGTGCGTTCGGCTTATTCACGCCTGCAAGAATTAATGCATACTTTCCCTGCCCGCAGCATAGGTATGAGCCTGCCGCGCCCCAGTGGCCAGCTACTGGTGGATAACGCCTCGGCCATGATACCCGGCACGCAGAATATGGTGATCAGAGGGATGAACTTTGGCATGGCTGCCGGGCAAATTTTGGGTGTGGTTGGCCCGAGCGCCAGCGGTAAATCTTCCTTAGCCCGTCTGCTGGTTGGTATCTGGCCAACCGTAATGGGCAAAGTACGGTTAGATGGTGTGGATGTTTATACCTGGAATAAAGCCGAGCTGGGCCCGCATCTGGGCTATCTGCCTCAGGATGTTGAATTATTCTCCGGCACCATCGCCGAAAATATCTCCCGCTTTGGCGAAATCGACAGCGAAAAAGTAGTTGCCGCCGCGCAAATGGCTGATGTACACGAGATGATCCTGCGCCTGCCCAAAGGCTATGACACCTCTATCGGCGAAGGCGGATCAGGATTATCGGGCGGCCAGCGCCAGCGCATCGGCCTGGCACGTGCCCTTTACGGCAACCCCAGCCTGATTGTGCTGGACGAGCCCAATGCCAATCTGGACGAACTGGGCGAGCGCGCCCTGGTACAAGCCATCTTAAAAGCCAAAGAAGCCGGTGCCACCATCGTGCTGATCACCCACCGCACCCATGTGCTAGCCATAGTCGATTTATTACTGGTCATGAATGAAGGCACCTTGCGCTATTACGGCCCGCGTGATCAGGTTTTAGCCGCGCTCAATCCGCCACCGGCCGTTGCGCCGTCAATGGCAGAGCAACAATCCTAA
- a CDS encoding DUF6311 domain-containing protein, translating into MTRKADFILGCLLGLFVAIYFYGMKIIDPYNIQWLLKGGDSYQHFIGWAFFKNDIWRWPLGFNPNFGSEIGGSIVFTDSIPLLAILFKLILKDFSEPFQFFGIAVMINYMLTGGVLVLLLKKFINNLPVCLMVSLLLVSSTVMSTRGIGAHGHESLTAHWTFLYAMHLLLAQEGKAFPSVKWAGLLVVTSLIHFYLLVICIPFYAAAHIYRFYLINDKSEIKKEITKKIYGIILTIIILLGVMYIAGYFVMPVGNASTRGYGSYPASLLTFINPASAAWFLNTGVISSLSRIFQGFPSAITGQYEGQAYLGLGLIMLIGVSSFSLLKRKVSLVWAVPVAIVCFLLSLVAVSHHISLYDQQFIISMNPILSRIFGVVRSSGRLIWPMFYLMVIIAAVILARNFSVVNQYILLLLVILLQFFDLSLWHDSLRKRNNDYSSVYIDNLINNKDFSRMIAGSKKIVLLPADYLDDFQIYAWEAVRAGISINSGYYARLPSSDYFKKINEAHLNEVRTCNLIPHVLYIIREVDVEVCQARDIIYAKSHNALWMIKGENN; encoded by the coding sequence GTGACTAGAAAAGCGGACTTTATATTAGGTTGCTTGTTAGGCCTTTTTGTTGCGATCTATTTTTATGGTATGAAAATAATTGATCCATATAATATTCAGTGGCTTTTAAAGGGGGGAGATTCTTATCAACATTTTATTGGCTGGGCTTTTTTTAAAAATGATATTTGGCGCTGGCCACTTGGATTTAACCCAAATTTTGGTAGCGAAATAGGGGGGTCTATTGTATTTACAGACTCAATTCCTTTACTGGCTATATTATTCAAGCTGATATTAAAAGATTTTAGTGAGCCATTTCAGTTTTTTGGTATTGCAGTAATGATTAATTACATGCTAACCGGTGGCGTGCTGGTTCTTCTTCTTAAGAAGTTTATTAATAATTTACCTGTATGTTTAATGGTTAGTTTGTTGCTGGTTTCTTCAACGGTGATGAGCACCCGGGGTATTGGTGCGCACGGGCATGAATCATTAACTGCACACTGGACTTTTCTATATGCAATGCATTTGCTACTGGCTCAGGAGGGCAAGGCTTTCCCCTCTGTTAAATGGGCTGGGTTGCTTGTTGTTACCTCATTAATTCATTTTTACCTGCTGGTGATTTGTATTCCGTTTTATGCTGCTGCTCATATTTATCGTTTTTACTTAATAAATGATAAATCAGAAATTAAAAAAGAAATAACAAAAAAGATTTACGGCATTATTTTAACAATCATTATCTTGCTTGGTGTTATGTATATAGCCGGTTATTTTGTTATGCCTGTGGGGAATGCCAGTACGCGTGGTTATGGAAGCTACCCGGCATCATTACTTACTTTTATTAACCCTGCATCTGCAGCATGGTTTTTAAATACAGGGGTAATTAGTTCTTTATCCCGTATTTTTCAAGGATTTCCATCCGCAATTACCGGGCAGTATGAAGGGCAGGCATATTTGGGCCTGGGGTTAATTATGCTTATTGGTGTTTCTTCTTTTAGTTTATTAAAAAGAAAAGTATCTCTGGTATGGGCAGTACCAGTCGCAATAGTCTGTTTTTTACTGTCATTGGTTGCGGTAAGTCATCATATATCACTATATGATCAGCAATTTATTATTAGTATGAATCCCATACTTTCCCGTATTTTTGGTGTTGTGCGCTCTAGCGGGCGGCTGATCTGGCCAATGTTTTATTTGATGGTGATTATTGCTGCAGTTATTCTGGCCAGAAATTTTTCTGTTGTTAATCAATATATTCTTTTGCTGCTTGTTATTCTTTTGCAGTTTTTTGATTTGTCTCTCTGGCATGATAGTTTACGAAAAAGAAATAATGATTATTCCTCCGTATATATTGATAATCTTATAAATAACAAAGATTTTAGCAGGATGATTGCTGGCTCAAAAAAAATTGTTCTTTTGCCTGCCGATTATCTGGATGATTTTCAGATCTATGCATGGGAGGCTGTTCGGGCAGGGATTTCAATTAACTCCGGTTATTATGCACGTTTACCTTCGTCAGACTATTTTAAAAAAATAAATGAAGCTCATTTAAATGAAGTCAGAACCTGCAATTTAATCCCGCATGTTTTATATATTATTCGCGAGGTTGACGTGGAGGTATGCCAGGCCAGAGATATTATTTATGCTAAATCACATAATGCTCTATGGATGATAAAAGGAGAAAATAACTGA
- the rng gene encoding ribonuclease G — MKEQILVNITPQETRVATVEDGVVQDIHIERSAHRGLVGNIYLGVVKRVLPGMQSAFIEIGLERAAFLHIADVIEQRQHPNEVQRIERIVHEGQPVLVQVAKDPIGSKGARLSTQISIAGRFLVFLPQEKHIGISQRIDKDGERNQLKKRLESLLTESKHQGYIIRTSAEHATDEELSADINYLDKIWADIQQKSITLPARSLLFQDLSLQLRVLRDMVNTETEEVLVDSRENFVKMSEFAAAFVSDVLPRVKHYAGERPLFELFAVENEIELAMVRRVDLKFGGYLIIDQTEAMTTVDVNTGGFVGTRSFDDTIFKTNLEATQVIARQLRLRNLGGIIIVDFIDMDNEEHKTAVMDELKKAMGRDRTKVTVSPFTSLGLVEITRKRTRESLAHVLCQTCPTCQGRGEIKTAQTICYEILREILREARQFNAKEYRILASQSVIDMFLDEESANLAQLADFIKKPIYLQVESAYTQELFDVVLV; from the coding sequence ATGAAAGAACAAATCCTCGTCAACATCACCCCACAAGAAACCCGCGTGGCCACCGTTGAAGATGGTGTGGTTCAGGATATTCATATAGAGCGATCAGCCCACCGTGGCCTGGTTGGCAATATTTATCTGGGCGTAGTAAAGCGCGTACTGCCTGGCATGCAAAGCGCCTTTATCGAAATTGGCCTGGAACGCGCCGCTTTTTTACATATTGCCGATGTAATCGAGCAACGCCAGCACCCTAACGAAGTACAAAGAATCGAGCGCATCGTGCACGAGGGCCAGCCCGTGCTGGTGCAGGTTGCCAAAGATCCTATCGGCAGCAAAGGCGCGCGCCTGTCAACGCAAATCAGCATTGCAGGGCGATTTTTAGTCTTTCTGCCGCAAGAAAAACATATCGGCATCAGCCAGCGTATCGACAAAGATGGTGAGCGCAATCAGCTCAAAAAGCGCCTTGAATCACTACTCACCGAATCAAAGCATCAGGGCTATATCATCCGCACCTCGGCCGAACACGCCACAGATGAAGAGCTAAGCGCAGACATCAACTATCTGGATAAAATCTGGGCCGACATCCAGCAAAAATCAATCACCCTGCCTGCCAGATCGTTGTTATTCCAGGATTTATCGCTGCAATTACGTGTTTTGCGCGATATGGTAAATACCGAAACCGAAGAAGTACTAGTCGATTCCCGCGAAAATTTCGTCAAAATGAGCGAATTTGCAGCCGCCTTTGTCTCCGATGTGCTGCCCAGAGTAAAGCACTACGCCGGTGAGCGGCCGCTGTTTGAATTGTTTGCCGTAGAAAACGAAATCGAGCTAGCAATGGTTCGCCGTGTGGATCTTAAATTTGGTGGCTATTTAATTATCGATCAAACCGAAGCCATGACCACCGTGGATGTGAATACCGGCGGCTTTGTCGGCACACGCTCCTTTGACGACACCATATTTAAAACCAATCTGGAAGCCACTCAGGTTATTGCCCGCCAGCTGCGCTTGCGTAATTTAGGCGGCATTATCATCGTCGATTTTATCGATATGGATAATGAAGAACACAAAACAGCCGTCATGGATGAGCTTAAAAAAGCCATGGGCCGTGACCGCACCAAGGTTACGGTCAGCCCGTTTACCAGCCTGGGCCTCGTTGAAATCACAAGAAAACGCACCCGCGAATCACTGGCACATGTGCTGTGCCAGACCTGCCCCACCTGCCAGGGGCGCGGCGAAATCAAAACGGCGCAAACCATTTGCTACGAAATCCTGCGTGAAATCCTGCGCGAAGCCCGCCAGTTCAACGCCAAAGAATATCGAATCCTCGCCTCGCAAAGCGTAATTGATATGTTTCTGGATGAAGAATCAGCCAATCTGGCCCAGCTGGCCGACTTCATCAAAAAACCCATCTACCTGCAGGTAGAAAGTGCCTACACTCAGGAATTATTTGACGTGGTATTGGTGTAG
- a CDS encoding HlyD family type I secretion periplasmic adaptor subunit, with the protein MLKLAKQTSPEPILDVDNTLTDTRSVTRLGLFILFFGLGGFLLWAAFAPLDEGVPTNGVVSVESKRKAIQHLQGGTIEKILVKEGAEVAANQPLVLLDQTQANAYLSTVQNNYWQTQALADRLSAELNHKPQIIFNEKMLKENNPQAKAIMATQSQLFTTRHTALINEGNILQQSIAGINEQINGLQALEAGRKQQIKLLEKDIAGLRDLVADGFAPRTRLFEMERLFAQISGEYGEGLSHIEQASRQKGELTLRILQRSQEFNKEVETQYSQIQSDLNRWSNEIKAREEDLSRTILRSPTSGHVVGLNVHTIGGIIRPGETLMEIVPENDELVVEIQLPPHLIDKVQPGLLADIRFASLGNKGSAPILEGKLNSISADRIVDPRGNAYFSAKVVVTKNGLAELSHKKLAIQPGMSTEVIIKTGERSLLDYIIRPLLNRLAFAFTEK; encoded by the coding sequence ATGCTAAAACTTGCCAAACAAACATCACCCGAACCGATTTTAGACGTTGATAACACGCTCACCGACACCCGCTCGGTTACGCGGCTGGGCCTGTTTATTCTTTTCTTTGGCCTGGGTGGTTTTCTGCTCTGGGCAGCATTTGCCCCACTGGACGAAGGTGTTCCAACCAATGGCGTGGTCTCGGTAGAGAGTAAACGCAAGGCTATTCAGCACTTGCAAGGAGGAACGATTGAAAAAATACTGGTGAAAGAAGGCGCAGAAGTCGCCGCAAATCAGCCGCTGGTCCTGCTCGATCAAACCCAGGCCAATGCCTATTTATCTACGGTACAAAACAATTACTGGCAGACACAGGCACTGGCAGACCGCTTAAGCGCAGAGCTTAACCATAAGCCGCAGATTATTTTTAATGAAAAGATGCTAAAAGAAAATAATCCGCAAGCCAAAGCAATCATGGCCACGCAAAGCCAGCTCTTCACCACCCGCCACACCGCACTGATCAATGAAGGCAATATTCTGCAACAGAGCATTGCCGGGATTAACGAGCAGATCAATGGGCTGCAGGCCTTGGAAGCCGGGCGTAAACAACAGATCAAATTACTGGAAAAAGACATCGCAGGCCTGCGCGATCTGGTTGCCGATGGCTTTGCGCCACGCACACGTTTATTTGAAATGGAACGTTTATTTGCCCAAATCTCCGGTGAATACGGCGAGGGGCTCAGTCATATTGAACAGGCCAGCCGGCAAAAAGGCGAGCTAACCCTGAGAATTTTACAACGCTCTCAGGAGTTCAATAAAGAAGTAGAAACCCAGTACAGCCAGATTCAGAGCGATTTAAACCGCTGGAGCAATGAAATCAAAGCGCGTGAAGAAGATCTCTCCCGCACCATTTTGCGCTCGCCCACCTCCGGCCATGTAGTCGGGCTGAATGTGCACACCATCGGCGGCATTATTCGCCCCGGCGAAACACTGATGGAAATCGTGCCGGAGAACGACGAGCTGGTAGTAGAAATCCAGCTGCCACCGCATTTGATTGACAAAGTGCAACCCGGGCTCCTGGCCGATATCCGCTTCGCCTCGCTCGGTAATAAAGGCAGCGCGCCCATACTGGAGGGCAAGCTGAACAGCATTTCTGCCGACCGTATTGTTGATCCGCGGGGCAATGCCTATTTCAGCGCCAAGGTTGTAGTAACCAAAAACGGGCTTGCCGAGCTTAGCCATAAAAAACTGGCCATCCAGCCCGGTATGTCAACCGAGGTCATCATTAAAACAGGCGAGCGCAGCCTGCTCGATTACATCATTCGCCCCTTACTGAACCGCCTTGCCTTTGCATTTACTGAAAAATAG